The genomic segment ccagacagacagatgctACCATCATAGTATGTTTTTacattgtggtgtgtgttatCTGGTGTGTTTTAGTGCTGAAGAAGGTGAAGCACCGCCTGGTGGAGAACATGAGCTCTGGTACAGCCGACGCTCTGGGGCTCAGCAGAGCCATACTCTGCAATGGTGAGACTGGGACAAAACACGCTGTCCATCCGTCTGGCCATGTTATAGATTTCTATTATTTCTGACTCTACTTTCTTCATTGCATACACCTTAAGCCAATTACAGTCAATTGAAGCCAATTTAGTTGGCATCATCCCTAAGATACTGACCCTGTCTGAATAACCATACTAGCgcgtactacatacttaaactgcatactcatTTCGGTATTTGATCTCGTAGAATTCACTTGTGTATTCTGACTCACGTGTTTGACAAAAGCTGATAATCAGATAAATTGACGCGCAGTACCAAAATGAACAAATGACGGGAGTCAACGCAATCACGCATTAGCTGTCTCATTCGGAGtactatttaaaaaatgtcactTAGTATCTGAAAAAAAGTTATATCTAGTatgctagtatgggtattcggaaaCGGCCACTGCATAAGCTCTGTGCCATCTCATGATGACTGATATCATCTGGACCGGAGAGGGGCACTATGCTACTACTGTAAGGGTCCTCATACTAGGCCCTTTTCTTTTTCAGATGGGCTGGTGAAGAGACTGGAGGAGTTGGAGAAAACAGCAGAGCTGTACAaaggtattttttaaatgattgtaaTGTTATTATGTGTGACATTCTTCATACGTTCTCCCCTCTTCATGCACCACTGTCCTTGTTTGTCTCTTTACAGGCCTGATGGAGCACACGAAGAGACTGCTCAGAGCCTTCTTTGaactctctcagacacacagagGTGAGTTACCACGCCTTGAAActacacaaacattatattaaactACAGATCTAGACACAATATAACCATGTACTATGATCATACTCAAGCTCCCTCACACTGAAAGTGAACAGGTTTGTATTTACAGTAATGTGTTGCATGCCATGAGACTGGATGATGTTTGATtgttccactctctccctctgcctggaCGACCCTCAGCGTTTGGGGATGTGTTCTCTGTGATCGGGGTACGGGAGCCTCAGGCTGCAGCCAGTGAGGCCTTTGTGAAGTTTGCTGAGGCCCATCGCAACATGGAGAAGTACGGTATCCAGCTGCTAAAGACCATCAAGCCAGTGAGTAGTAGAAGACATTAACAAACAGTCAAATCAATACACAAACCATTAACAGGATTCATATGCCAACACCCCAACAAGCTTGCATTCACTCCTGCATATACCTAGATTAGATAACTTACATCCCCACACATCCATATATATATTGGGAATCAATTAATcatgttcatctctctgtctcctgttttGTAGATGCTCCATGACCTGAACACCTACCTTCATAAGGCAATACCAGACACCAAGCTCACCATCCGCAAATACCTGGACGTCAAATTTGAGTACTTGGTAAGAGCAGACCCCTTATTCAAAATGTCAACATTGATCAACTAAAAACAGGGTCTAAACTGAACCGAAGCGTTTATTTCTAATGTGTTAGTCATTGGCGTAAAAGTTAATCCATTTTGTGTTCCAGTCTTACTGTCTGAAAGTGAAGGAGATGGACGATGAAGAGTACAGCTGCATTGTGAGTACCTTACCTTACTTCCTATGCCTGTAGTCCATACAGAAACACTGATATCATTGAGTAACAAAGTGGATCTATGTAGCGTGTTTAATTTAGTTTTTCTTATATACCTGTGTGTTTCCTTAGGCGATGGGAGAGCCTATGTATCGCGTCGGCACCGGGAACTACGAGTACCGGCTTGTGCTGCGGTGTCGACAGGAGGCCCGTGCTCGGTTCGCCAAGATGAGAAAGGATGTGCTGGAGAAGATTGAGCTACTGGACCAGAAACAtggtttgttctctctctgtgtctgtctaccTAGGAGAATCATCCTCTCCATTAACGCTCTGTCCAGCTACCTGTAATAAGTGGAGTATCTCTCCaaacagtctctctctgtttgcccATTACTAATGGATATAAaagccttcccactgggcaaaaactggatATGTCAATATTGTATccacgtggaaaactgattggatttgcaaaatcATCAACGCAAGggaattttgtattatttttcacccaactttttataataattattttatttttatttttatccaatgTATGATCAGACCCTTTCTCCCTGCTTCACGATATACTAATGTATCAGGCTGAGCATTTCTCGGCACAGATGGCCTACTAATTGTAAACAACTCTTTCTTTGACCTCTGCACTGCTAGGAAACACCAGATCTGTCTAAAGTGTGGTATTAAGGTAGGGTGCGTGTTTACATCCTTCTCCCTTCCTGCTTCCCTTCAGTCCAGGACATCGTGTTCCAGCTGCAGCGTTTTGTGTCAGGCATGTCGCGCTACTACGACGAGTGCTACGCCGTGCTGAAGGAGGCTGACGTCTTCCCCATCGAGGTGGACCTCTCCCGCACAATGATCAACTACGGCAGCCAGTCACGCTCCTTCaccgaagaagaggaagaggaggaggagggaggaggaagtgaaGAACAGGATGGGGGTGCTGGCAAGCAGGCTGAGAACGGTGCTGAAAAACTGATTGATGATTATTGAGAGTTTATATGATTGTTTTCTGTAGCAAAATTCCACCTATGTCTATCAACTGCCACTCACTTTGCATTTATTTAGCAATGATTAGTTAAATATGTGGAAATGGTCAGCAAAGTCTTCACACTGGAAAATACTACTGTGAATTTCTGCTATTCAACTGTACTGGAACTAACTATTGCAACCTACTGTAACCAATACCATTTCCACAACTGACAGCCATCACTGTAACCAACTTTGTGGGGCTTGAATcgatttctcaacggctggccacaGACCAAAATAGGACTCATTTTCCATTGACACAAGCCCTGATGTTACAAGTTTAACAGTTCCACTCAATATTTTGAATTCTATCTGCACTAAACCACATGACATTTGAATGGGGTAGCTGAACATAGTAGTGAGGTACAAATCACTTGTAAAGGATGAGTGTGTAATGGCAAGGTTTGGCACAAACAGCATTTTAAACTGTATGAAGGAACCTCGGTCAAATTAAATTTTATAATTCCacagtgtgtttttttgttacttGTCTTTTTCTTTCAATGTTAAGGATTTCTCTGTCTCGCTGCTGCACCCGATGCTAGATTTTTAGCCCCACTACAGTTTAATAATCATAAAACAAGTGCAGTAGAGGGCTGTGTTCTTTCAAATTGGAATGTATTTAATCAAAGGGACCTTTGTCTTATGTTTTGATTTGTCAACTACTGAAACTATTGATTTTGTGCTGAAGCTTTAATCTGGTTACATTGCTACTCTCGCTCAGTTCCACAAACAAAGTGAACCTTGAACATTATACCAATTTGATATGTgtaaattgtgtttttattttgctCTATGCTTCATGTATTATTCAAATACAGTATGTATCCATTGTGAAAACCATGGGCTCAAAAGGGATTTACAATATAAGGAACATTGCTGGAGCTTCCAGAATGTCTTATTTTATTTAGATATTGAATATTTTTATTTCCTATGTGTGTTTTAATCTTGTGTTGAGCTCTTCTGTGTTTGTCTTTATGTTACATGTTGTGTAGGTAAAAGAAGGATTCATTAATTATTCAGATTTAATTAAAGTTGTTTCTGCAAAAAAATATTTGGTAACCATTCTGTGTGTTATTAAGATGGATTGTTTGGATCACATGTTTACATGTGACATTCTtcgcacgctttgaggataacacagtgccaccgacgcagcctgctaccaaggactgtgggctctccttctccgtggccgacgtgagtaaaacacttacagtggcttgtgaaagtattcacctccttggcatttttcctattttgttgccttacaacctggaattaaattagATTGTATCATTTGACTTAcgcaacatgcctaccactttgaagatgcaaaatattttatactgtgaaacaaacaagacaaagaATCAGAAAatttgagcatgcataactattcaccccccccaaagtcaatactttgtagagccaccttttgcagcaattacagctgcaagtttcttggggtatgtctctataagcttga from the Salvelinus sp. IW2-2015 unplaced genomic scaffold, ASM291031v2 Un_scaffold1845, whole genome shotgun sequence genome contains:
- the LOC112072160 gene encoding PRKCA-binding protein isoform X3, which translates into the protein MSWRRTNCKGIPTVPGTLSLKKDAQNLIGISIGGGAQYCPCLYIVQVFDNTPAALEGTLAAGDEITGVNGKPVKGKTKVEVAKMIQAVQGEATIHYNKLQADPKQGKSLDIVLKKVKHRLVENMSSGTADALGLSRAILCNDGLVKRLEELEKTAELYKGLMEHTKRLLRAFFELSQTHRAFGDVFSVIGVREPQAAASEAFVKFAEAHRNMEKYGIQLLKTIKPMLHDLNTYLHKAIPDTKLTIRKYLDVKFEYLSYCLKVKEMDDEEYSCIAMGEPMYRVGTGNYEYRLVLRCRQEARARFAKMRKDVLEKIELLDQKHVQDIVFQLQRFVSGMSRYYDECYAVLKEADVFPIEVDLSRTMINYGSQSRSFTEEEEEEEEGGGSEEQDGGAGKQAENGAEKLIDDY
- the LOC112072160 gene encoding PRKCA-binding protein isoform X2, whose translation is MFTDMDYELEEDKLGIPTVPGTLSLKKDAQNLIGISIGGGAQYCPCLYIVQVFDNTPAALEGTLAAGDEITGVNGKPVKGKTKVEVAKMIQAVQGEATIHYNKLQADPKQGKSLDIVLKKVKHRLVENMSSGTADALGLSRAILCNDGLVKRLEELEKTAELYKGLMEHTKRLLRAFFELSQTHRAFGDVFSVIGVREPQAAASEAFVKFAEAHRNMEKYGIQLLKTIKPMLHDLNTYLHKAIPDTKLTIRKYLDVKFEYLSYCLKVKEMDDEEYSCIAMGEPMYRVGTGNYEYRLVLRCRQEARARFAKMRKDVLEKIELLDQKHVQDIVFQLQRFVSGMSRYYDECYAVLKEADVFPIEVDLSRTMINYGSQSRSFTEEEEEEEEGGGSEEQDGGAGKQAENGAEKLIDDY
- the LOC112072160 gene encoding PRKCA-binding protein isoform X1, producing MEFCVRLYRINSPGMFTDMDYELEEDKLGIPTVPGTLSLKKDAQNLIGISIGGGAQYCPCLYIVQVFDNTPAALEGTLAAGDEITGVNGKPVKGKTKVEVAKMIQAVQGEATIHYNKLQADPKQGKSLDIVLKKVKHRLVENMSSGTADALGLSRAILCNDGLVKRLEELEKTAELYKGLMEHTKRLLRAFFELSQTHRAFGDVFSVIGVREPQAAASEAFVKFAEAHRNMEKYGIQLLKTIKPMLHDLNTYLHKAIPDTKLTIRKYLDVKFEYLSYCLKVKEMDDEEYSCIAMGEPMYRVGTGNYEYRLVLRCRQEARARFAKMRKDVLEKIELLDQKHVQDIVFQLQRFVSGMSRYYDECYAVLKEADVFPIEVDLSRTMINYGSQSRSFTEEEEEEEEGGGSEEQDGGAGKQAENGAEKLIDDY